The DNA window ATGCTTATGTTATTCATATTAAAATAGCTTTAATTAACTTGGTTGGCTTTCGAAACAaggaatataattttttatcttCGTTATAAACTTAGGAATTTGACTCCTAACTCCTAAGATACGAAACCGGGTTCAATAAAATGGAAGCGTGTGGAAAAGGTTTGGAGTAATTAAATCTCATTATATTCTATGTTgttaaaatactagtactatctCTTAGACCTTGTCGACTTTGTTACAGTCCAACTTTCTAGCAAAATGATAGTATACTACACATCTTTCTATTTTCATATACATTTGGTAGTCAAATTccgttgtactaatgatattgGCTACTTTTATAAATTGTGAAATTAACTAAAATTTGACTAATTTCGTAATTTTTATAGCTATTTGCCCTAAAACATATGCTCTCACATATCAACTCAAGACTCGTTCTAATATCTCTAACAATATTACATAAACAATACTACTATCTACAAGTAAGTCGAGGACCACATAAAAGTCATGGAATCGGATCCTCTGCAGTGGGGAGGAATCACAGTACCGTGCTGTGCAAAGAAACGACGCCGCTTTACTCTTTCTTATTGCTTTTTTCCTtcctttttttacatttttgtttCTAATAGTTGTATGTATTTTAGTATACAAATAAATGACACCgcatcatttttttatttgtttcttgtcttcctttttatatttctatttctttgataattaaaattttaaatagttttttatcatatttttgtaAAGAAGCAAAAGCTAGTTTAATAATATCTGCATAATAGAACAGTAGTATTTTGTTAGGATTATACATGTCTAgagtatttaatttaatcagCAATTTTACAACATTTgtttactcccttcgtccaccaATAAGCGTCCTATTTTGCTATTTTCATCTGTCAACTTATAAAAGtctcatttactttttactatttttagtattggacctcacattccactaactttatctcactcgcatttcattataaaattaagtaTGACCCACCTTACACTAACATTTTTCTACCCACATTCTATTGTACGGAGTACCCTGTCATGTCAAATATGGACTTGTAATCgtggatggaggaagtataatAAAGAAATGCAAGTTTGCAAAATACTAGTTTTTCTAAATATACCAAAAAAATACTaatctaaatttaaatttaataaattaaaatcatagcaaataatttttaaaaattctttgGTTCTTACATATGGACTTCTACTTTTATTGGTTTAACAACTTTATTTATTCTCAAAAGAGCTATAACCAATTTAAATTAAGTGtttctaaaaaaatataatcatttctttcctaaattaattaattagctgAACAATTACAATTTGAaacatatatattttaaaaaggaAGATTGGATCCCCTAATTCTATTTTATAGTTTCAGTCCTAATTCCataattctttttaatttcaaatttagtttagtttaattttttggtgtattaaaaaaataatagtattacgcagatattattaaaaatataataaaaactaattaaaaatttaataatcaaagaaatagaaatataaaaagaaaaaaaagcacATAAAAGACAGCGGCATCTAATAACTTTTATTAGTATACCAAAGTAGGGAGTATATACTACTACCAGAAactaaatgtaaaaaaaaaagagaggaaaagcAATAACAAAGAGTAAAGCGTCGTCGTTTCTTTGCATAGCACGGTGATGTGATTCCTCCCCCACAGCAGAGGATCAGATCCCAAAAGTCATCGGTTTGATTAACTATTATACACGTCTCATTCTTATTAATTCAAATATCTCATTCACTAATTACAagttaaaaattacaatcttcTTTCAAACAAAGAAACAAGTGTGTGAAACAGAGATGGCGGATGGGCTAAGAAGAGTTGCGAGAGCTTACTACGAGAGATCAAGCGAGGAGCAACGAGAAGAGGCCAAAGATTTCTTCACAAGATTAGATCTCAACGACGACGAAAGGATAAGTCTGGAAGAATTCAAAGCCTGCTTCCCTTCAGGCGAAgaattcttcaacaaactcgaTTCCAGCAACACCGGATTCCTAGATTTCTCCGATCTTCTTGTCGTCTTCTACCATCAAAAGAAAGCATTAATCAGTATATCCCGCTGCGATGGCTGCCACCAGAAAATAATGGGTCCCTACTTTTCTTGTGTTCTCTGTTTGGATCACTTTCCTAGTACTTACGATCTCTGCTGCGACTGCCATCGCGGAGGGAAATTCAAGCACCGCCATCCCTTGAGCTTCATGTTGCATGATCAAGCAGCTCTTGTCAGTTTCATTCAGACAAAAACTCAGCCGGCTAAGGTCAGATATGTATAACTACAATATTAAATGGTTTTTGTAATTTCTCATTATGTGATTGGTTTGTTTTTTTACTTAAGGGTGAGCAAAATAACCAAAAACTGTATATCCCATCCAAATCAAACTCTATTTGGGTTCATTTGTATTAATAGAATAGAATGTAGTATAATATTTAgattatataaatattgtaaTTGTTTGGATATACACGATACTGTAGTTAAATTTTTACTAAGCAAATTATTTGTTAATTCATATACCAAAACAGAGTGTGATGGAGGAACTGCGCGCAATAGCAGAAGCACATTTGAAAGCAAGCTCCGCAAAAACCCAGGCGAAGGCAAAAGAGTTCTTCACGGCAATGGACAGCGACGGAGATGGGAAAGTCGAGATGTCGGAGTTTTCATCGTTCATGTCCAAGAAAGGCTACAAGCTAACAGGCAATCCGGATTTCTTTAAGAAACTGGACATGGACGGCAATGGAAGCCTGGATTTCTGGGAGGTGATGACGCTCAATTACATCATCCAAAGCGGCCGTCCCTTCTGCGATTGCTGCGGCGACTTCATCCCCGCCACTTACTTCTCGTGCTTCCACTGCTTCAAGGCCGGAAAAAAGTCCTTCGATTTATGCCTACGTTGTTATCAGTCCAACGCCTTCCAACACAACGCCCACGTTGGCGGCCCCAAGTTCTTGGACAACTACACCTTGCTCCACAATCACCAGGCTTCCTCTGATGGTCTAGTATGTATTAGTAAATcactatataaatataatgagCTActcatgtactccctccgtcccgcactactcgcacgtttcattttcggcacggagattaaggaatgagtgtatagcaaagtcaaatattacggctgtaggtgaaaatttttactaaaaatggaaatagtgcaaataacttgggacacccagaaaggaaataagtgcaagtagtccgggacggagggagtataattaattcatttttaaataaagtcTAGATAAAATTTTATCTAGACTTCAAATTTGGTCCAGTTCGATAGCGCTCGATATGTTGCTAACTAGTATGAGTGTGTTTTTCAGGCACGAATGGATGTCGCGGTCAATACGTTGGGAGTGGTGGTCGACATTTTCACCAACTTGTGACGAGTCCTAGTCTACAAATTTTTAGGCATATGTATTCATGCATAATATTGTATGTAATGTGGTGTATTTGATTTTCTACACGTACTATTACTTAGTGCTatcagtatatatatatatatatatatatatgtcatgTGGTTAACAGTTACACATACTAATGAAATGCATTTTGTTTGAAATAAATTAGCAGTTGTAAATGTTTGATACTAGTTTTTATGTGATTTGTCTTCCATAAAGTTTGAATAATGATTAACAAATTTGTACTTTGAGTCTTTGACAGACTAACAGATAGATGTGGTTTTACTATCTTCATTCTTCACTTATATATTTTACATAAAACTGTTTCTGTTGTATGTGAATTACTAGTACAAGAACTATAACTCTCATTTTTTCCACAATTAAGCTTGGTCAACTAATGGTGGCTTGTGGGACATCCACACTTTTTGAGGTGGATTCACCTCAACATAAAGAATAAAGAAAATGGAAACAGAGACGTAGACAAATCAGATTTGTCTCAAGAGATCTTATCAAAATGAATTAGGTTGTTTCCTGTTGTTTTAATCATCAAAACACAGATCACCTTAAACTCTTAAGCATGGATATGTGGCCCGGGTGCCTTTGGAATTTTCAAGAGAGAGTTTGGAGAAAATGCAAAGGTCGTTTTTGTAAAGCATGGATATGTAGATGATTATTGGTAACATACTCAGTTGTTTTGCTCCTTTTCTACATGTGCAGGTGTGGGATCGCGAAAAAGTTATAGTCATTCCGGATCATTACATATTCACAACAGATGAGCTAGCCAACCGTAATGTCAACACCTTGAGGGAATTTTGTACCGAACAAGATATCAAGTACTTCTATGATATTAAGGATGCTGCAGATTTCAAGGTTTGTAACTGGATACTAAATTTTCAGTTTCTGTATGAAAAAAAAAGGACTGAATCTTGTTTTGCTTCTTGAGATACAGGCAAATCCAGATTACAAAGGCGTGTGCCACGTCGCTCTTGCCCAAGAAGGCCACTGCAGACCTGGAGAGGTTAGATACTACTTCTCATACTATTTTAGTTTCCTTTTGCATTGTTGTTGAAAATTGTTATGATGTGTTGTTGTCTGTTGTTCTTACAGATCTTGTTGGGTACCGACTCCCACACATGTACTGCTGGAGCATTTGGTCAATTCGCTACGGGAATTGGAATTACTGATGCAGGTTTTGTGCTCGGTACTGGAAAGCTTTTGCTTAAGGTAGTGAGtttttactactactaaataGTAAGCCAACTAATATCATAATCCTAACTTACAAGTCATTAGTGTGTTTTTTTCCTCATCAATTTTTTTGCAGGTGCCCCCGACTCTGAGATTCGTATTGGATGGCGAAATGCCTGATTGTGTGCTTGCAAAAGACTTGATTCTGCAAGTAAGTATGTTTATTATCATGTAGAGTTACATCCCACAACGCCTTGAGTTTGTCGTCTTTTGTGTAGATTATTGGCGAAATATCTGTGGCTGGTGCAAGATATAAATCCATGGAATTTGTTGGGTCTACTGTTGAAAGCTTGACTGTAAGTTCATCTCTCGCGTTTTGTAATTTAGTCACTAATGTGTGTTTGATTGACTGTGTTTCTATAAAGATGGAAGACAGAATGACATTGTGCAACATGGTCATTGAAGCTGGGGGAAAGAACGGCATTGTCCCTGCTGATGCTACAACCTTCAAGTATCTTCAGGTAGTGTGGCGACTGGCGTGACTTTGATATACACCATACTctcaaaacacatttcatttctTCAGTCATCACCACAAATTTTGCTCTCTATTCGTAGGACAAAACATCGGTGCCTTATGAACCAGTTTATAGTGATGGACAAGCAAGGTAGCACTTGATCACATTCGTATGCAAGTTTGTCAAAACTATAGCTTCTTATCTGCTTTTGTTTCACATAAATGTATGCTAATAGCTCTCTCTCTTTTGAGTTTTGAATAGATTTCTCTCAGAATACAGCTTTGACATCTCAAAGTTGGAGCCCTTGGTGGCCAAGGTGAGCAGTTAAATCTTTGACAAGTGTTAATGCATAGATACTTTATGGCAGAGTTTACTCATTGTAAGAAAATCTGATATAGTTTGAGAGCAATAGATGTGTAGAGAAAGTATGATATGTCTCTCTTTTACATGTCCTACTTGTAGTTTGTTGTCAACGATGACCATTTCACCTCATCGACTTATTTTGTGTATTCCCTTACTCAGCCTCACTCACCCGACAACCGGGCATTAGCAAGAGAGTGCAAAGACGTGAAAATCGACAGAGTGTATATAGGATCTTGTACCGGTGGAAAGACAGAGGATTTCATGGCAGCTGCCAAAGTTTTTCTTGCTTCTGTaagaatatttttctttttctttttggttgGTTGGATATAGTACTATTTACAAACATGTTTGATATCAGGGAAAAAAGGTCAAAGTCCCAACATTTCTTGTTCCTGCAACACAGAAGgtaatgtttcaagtaattttGAAACTAAATCTAAGCTTTCATCTAAGCATCTTAAAATATGTTTTCAGGTCTGGATGGATATATATAGTCTTCCACTCCCAGAATCCGGTGGAAAAACTTGCTCACAGATATTCGAAGAAGTTGGTTGTGATACTCCGGCAAGCCCCACCTGTGGTGCTTGTATGGGAGGACCTAGAGACACCTATGCACGCATTAACGAGCCTCTGGCAAGTTGcactattttcctttctaatgAATAGACATGTTATGAATGTTGTATGATCCATAGTTGTGACAGTTTATCTGAGAATGCAGAATTGTCTGAGATGCCTATTGATAATGCTTTGCATTCAGGTCTGCGTTTCAACGACGAATAGGAATTTCCCAGGTCGAATGGGGCACAAAGAAGGGCAGGTTTACCTAGCTTCCCCTTATACAGCTGCGGCATCTGCACTAACTGGCTTTGTCACTGATCCTAGAGAATTTTTGCAGTAAATTGATGTGTTAATATCTAGAATTGAAGTGTGTCACTTTATGATATTGCTAGCTGAGGCAAATTGAATAGCTTTAATATGTTTGGTACTTATGTGTGTGAATGAATTGGTGATGCTTATCTTTTGATTCCATAATAAAGAGAAATAGCATAACATATTATAGATATCCATGTTTGTGAATAGagatataagagcatccgcagcggtgctcgctggGACAGACGGAGTCCGTGCCGCTAAGCAGGCaacgtggcgcgtttctattcgCCAACGGATTTTCCGTTGGAATTATTTTTTggaatttatttgattttttttatttttaaaacccaaaaattatctataaatacacacattcatcatccatttttcacatcaaatttatctctcattcatcatttttcatacaactcatctacatcttcctctctcactcaaaccctctcttaaaatggatttcaccgatatcatggctgaagcggagcgcgaagaacaagaatgctatgaacaatatcgtgacGCCTATGAAGCTtatgtcgccgccgccgcccccgcccccgcccctcctcctcgaccaactaaatcaattcgccgctacatccctcgtgaccgggagagagccaacgaaaggctcgttgccaactatttttccgaccagtcGCGGTTTCTGGAAAATTACTTCTGACGCCGTTTTTGCATGTCAAAACgtttgtttatgcgtattgtcaacacattgtcgcccgtgttgaatactttcaatcaagtagagaagcaaccggtcggcaaagtctctcgacgttgcagaagtgtacttgtgccatccAAAAACTTGCTACTgtgcaaacggctgacctcttcgacgagtatttgcatgtgggtgagtcaactggaatcctgtGCCTCAAAAATTTCTGCGACGGCattcgttctgctttcggtgaggaattcctttgggcacccaccaccgaagattgtcaacggctgcttcatcttcacgaaacagtcaacggttttcccggtatgcttggtaacattgactgcatgcattggaagtggaagaattgcccgactgcttggagggggcaatacTTAAGCGGCCATAAAGGCGgaggcccaacgcttatccttgaagcggtcgccgactaccgcctatggatttagcatgcatatttcggtgttgccgaaTCCAACAATGACTTGAActtgctctattcttcaccactcttcaatgatgttttgaatggtgtagcaccggcgatcgacttcaccatcaacggaaatgcataccacatgggttagtatctcgccgatggtatctacccaaggtggtctaCTTTCGTGAAGATGTtcagcaatccgcaagacccgagacgggttctttttgcgctgCGTCAAGAGTcggctcggaaagacgtcgaaagagcttttggggtccttcaagctcgattcaacattgtgaaggccccgtctcggctgtggtacgttaagaatatcgtcgacatcatgtacacgtgtattatcttgcacaacatgattatagctgacgaaggaccgagggcagctaacttttacgacgaggatgaagccggaagctcaaccgcgaggtctcccccacgctgAGGTGTGCATACAACAGTGGGcggaggatcgaaacaagacacacaatgcgcgatatcAGAACTCacactgagctacaagaagacctaatcaaacacatttgagtgaaattcggccacgagtagtgtgtttttttaatattatgaatttaattatgtaattttttatttttaggattttaattatgtaatttttaattttttagtaatttgtaatggtatcagatatttttaattcattttaatattgtggaaatatttttagtaattgaagtatttaaattaaataatggaatggtggaaCCCTTGAGCAcgtccttgcagaagagcatgGATATGGGTGTTGTGCTTTTGGGGAAGAacatgaagtaaaaaagtaataaatatGGGTTCGGGCTCACATCCGTGCTtttttggcaagagcacggatgtggatgctctagtattttcttttatgtgtgctattagagtgtccacaatggtggccttcaaaggccaccatttgtggcccggccaccaaTTGTGGCTCCCATGTGGCCTTTGTAATGGCAAATGTAAAAAAGTCAATGCAAATTCaaagggccaccaaatgtggccctctaaaatgttaattttttttacttttttttaatgttattttttaatttaatttaatgttattaaattttagtagattaataatttggataataaaaataatttaataaagagagaagtagagaCAAATTTTCGCCGTACTATTAATATGGGAAAATTCTACaacgaaaatattttaaaaacacaacataataataaaaagaaaaaaacgccACAGCTTCctactcggtggcgtcatcGGAATTCGGCACATCatcttcacctcctccaccgccgccgacaCCGGCCCCACTGCCGCTTGCTTCGCCCGTCGCCGACCCATCGGAGAAGCCCAACTTCGACCTCAACCTAAGAATGAGGTCGTAGTACATCATCTTGGTGATAGGGTCCGTCGACTTCTCGTACAAGGACAAGTTATCCTGGAGTTGCTTCATCATCTGCACCTCCAGTGTTTGAGTCAACGCCGCGGTCGGTGTTGAAGGGTGCGGTGTCGCCGCGCTCGCCCGAGAGACTTGGGAAGCGGATCTAGCTTCCCGGATGGCGGATTGTTGGCCCTGCGGGCGCTGGCGCCTCGACATTGTCGAGGGGGGCTCATCCCTCACATCGTCATTCAGGTCGAATGCACATGAGTCGGTACCACTGCTGTACGTGCCGTCGGCCCCGATTTTTGTCCGCTTCCCAGTAGGACCG is part of the Salvia splendens isolate huo1 chromosome 6, SspV2, whole genome shotgun sequence genome and encodes:
- the LOC121807267 gene encoding uncharacterized protein LOC121807267, with the translated sequence MADGLRRVARAYYERSSEEQREEAKDFFTRLDLNDDERISLEEFKACFPSGEEFFNKLDSSNTGFLDFSDLLVVFYHQKKALISISRCDGCHQKIMGPYFSCVLCLDHFPSTYDLCCDCHRGGKFKHRHPLSFMLHDQAALVSFIQTKTQPAKSVMEELRAIAEAHLKASSAKTQAKAKEFFTAMDSDGDGKVEMSEFSSFMSKKGYKLTGNPDFFKKLDMDGNGSLDFWEVMTLNYIIQSGRPFCDCCGDFIPATYFSCFHCFKAGKKSFDLCLRCYQSNAFQHNAHVGGPKFLDNYTLLHNHQASSDGLARMDVAVNTLGVVVDIFTNL
- the LOC121807960 gene encoding 3-isopropylmalate dehydratase large subunit, chloroplastic-like, which codes for MVASWICGPGAFGIFKREFGENAKVWDREKVIVIPDHYIFTTDELANRNVNTLREFCTEQDIKYFYDIKDAADFKANPDYKGVCHVALAQEGHCRPGEILLGTDSHTCTAGAFGQFATGIGITDAGFVLGTGKLLLKVPPTLRFVLDGEMPDCVLAKDLILQIIGEISVAGARYKSMEFVGSTVESLTMEDRMTLCNMVIEAGGKNGIVPADATTFKYLQDKTSVPYEPVYSDGQARFLSEYSFDISKLEPLVAKPHSPDNRALARECKDVKIDRVYIGSCTGGKTEDFMAAAKVFLASGKKVKVPTFLVPATQKVWMDIYSLPLPESGGKTCSQIFEEVGCDTPASPTCGACMGGPRDTYARINEPLVCVSTTNRNFPGRMGHKEGQVYLASPYTAAASALTGFVTDPREFLQ